GGATCGTCGCCGACGAGCGAGACTCGCCGCTCCTCGGCGTCGGATGCGACGTCAGTGGTAGCGACGAGAATATTCCAGGAGGAAGGAAGCGGCAGCTTCACCGCGCGGCAGGAAGGACACTTCGGATACCGGTGTCGCATCgggagaaaagaagagagCACCGAGGCgagaggagaaggaggaggacgAGGTGGAGGTGGTGGGGGCTCGCCACGAGGTGACTCGCCGTCGAAATGCACCAGGTGCCGTGCGGAACGGGACGCAGCATCTCGAGCGAAGGTCCAAACGATAGAAGAAACTTtttgcagcagcaacaacagcagcaatCGCATCGGCAACAGAAGCAACAGCACATCCGACGATCCTGCAGTCGTGGCGCCTGCACTCACATTCGCGCCCGTGTCCGCGCTAGCGCTCGCGTCCGCGCGTGTGTTCGAACACGTCGATCGTCGAAGATTTCGACGGCGAGCAGCGAGTCTGCCGATCGGCCGActccgacgacgacgacgacgtcgcggcggcggtggcggtggtggTGGTCACGGCTGGACGCCGAGGGCCGTAAGTCCCCGTCGTTGCACTGTCTGGGCTCGGTGCGCGCCTTCTACGGCGGCAATTCCATCCCGGCTCCTTTACTGCCGTCCAACTTGCTGCTCATAGGACTGGCGCTCTGCTGCCTGGCACTGCCGGCGGTGCAGCCGCGTCTCAGCGGCCACCATCAGACGTGTCCAGGTTGCCCgcatcagcagcagcagcagcagcagcagcagcagcaacagcagcagcagcagcagcagcagcaacagcaacatcatcaccatcatcatcatcatcacgCCCATCACGAGGGTTCGGCGCGTGGCGGCATCTTCAAGGACACCGCCGCTCCCAGTCCGGACGATCTCAGACTGGAGGCGATCAAGCATCAAATCCTGCAGAAACTCGGCCTGAGGGCTCGCCCGGACGTTAATAGGACGTTGGCCACCGTGCCCCGGCACCTGGCGTTGGAGACCCTTTATCGGGCGGAGGCGCAAACGCCGCCGCGTTACTCCGACCGATCGAGGGTCGACTACGAGAGTGAGTATCCGGGCGAGTTCCTCTACGGCGGCGACGAGTATTCGTACAGGAATCTCGATCAGGAGACCACCACCACCGAGAATAACGCCAGGACCACCGCCAGATCCTATCAGGGCTACGACGACGTCCAGGAGGAGCTCGACGATTTCTACGCGAGGACCTCGGAGATCATCACCTTCGCAGAGCCCGGTGAGTCTCGCTCGAtgtttaaaattcatatactttataattatacaagtaATAGCATGAGAGCTTagcgataaatatatattgaaataatgtcACATGACCATCACTAATTCAAAAAAGATAATTCAAATAGCGCAAAAATTGtccaaaaatatctaaatggAATCAAATAAACTCTTGATtctaaaatcttgaaatattaaaaaaaagagggtaaaaaatattgataggaattttttaaaacgacttttacacaatattaaaattatatatgatgtGATTAATGTAacatacatgtatgtatatcagTTTATACACACGcagaaaatgttatatttattattaattaattattacattcatgaacatttaattattacaattaattattacaatcatgtacatttaaatttatcaattatacaaTGAGAGATTTGTTAGGAGATTAAAATTCCCGATATAATCTGACAAATTTGTTTCAACGAATtgacatataaaaatgacttCCGTACAAATTCGCGACAATGTCGGCGAATATGCGATAATTGTCTATATTGTAGGCAATTAGAGATTCGCCGATATCCGTGTCGGCCAGCCATTATCTGCTACTGGTGTCACATTACCACTTTTTCCTATGTACACACCCGATATAGAACACTAgaattttatgagaaaaatcCGAGAGAAACGTCGCAAGCGTTTCTGCGCAACGTCGCAATTGATATCGAACAATCGGGATCTAAAGTACGCGAGAGTGTCCTTGCGGCACGCGTGCAATTTCCAATGCAACGATCTCGCAGCGTGTAAACCTCGCTTCCAAGAAAAACGCTTTCTAACAGGTGTAAGGTGCCGGTGCTTGATCCttgaaaaaagttgcaaaGATTTCCGCGAAACATCGGTGTAAGTCTCTCGAGAGACTTTTGCAACTTTATCAACTTAGCTCGATACGCGTGACGTAGGTTTCTCAATCAAAATATTCCGCCTACGTGTAGGAAGATTATTGAGCATCGGATAAAGGACGTTGCCGCATCTATAGACGCAAGCAGTCTATTATACATCAGCAGTTATGTATGAATGCTACGATTATTAATTGATCGCATTATGTTGCGTTAGCCTGCCGTTGAAATCCAACACAATGTAGCGTCTGATATTCAATAATGTTTCCAAACCAAACATCCCGCGGCTTTCACGTCGAATAAAATCCGCGCGATTAAGTAATTggacatttttttctcaaaaaatcCAAGTTTAAGATTTTTCAAGAATACGCATGCGAAGTGCAAAAATCGAAGGCGGATCGATGTCGCGATTGCgcatcgttttttttttttcgccatTCAATATCTTTGAAGACTGCTGGATTAAGCTGAATTCGTTCGATGCCAAATCGCCCGTGGAGAACTTACTGATTCCATGTCTGATTGAATGACCTAGTCACTCGATGGAAGTTTTTCCGAAACTTCTCCCCGAGCGCCCTTTCCCTTTTTCACGATACCCTTAATAATATCTCTCGAGCATATCAGTATAGaccgaaaaatatataagcgaCCCTGTTGACTTCGCCGTCTTTTACCTAA
Above is a genomic segment from Linepithema humile isolate Giens D197 chromosome 6, Lhum_UNIL_v1.0, whole genome shotgun sequence containing:
- the Actbeta gene encoding inhibin beta B chain — protein: MHQVPCGTGRSISSEGPNDRRNFLQQQQQQQSHRQQKQQHIRRSCSRGACTHIRARVRASARVRACVRTRRSSKISTASSESADRPTPTTTTTSRRRWRWWWSRLDAEGRKSPSLHCLGSVRAFYGGNSIPAPLLPSNLLLIGLALCCLALPAVQPRLSGHHQTCPGCPHQQQQQQQQQQQQQQQQQQQQQQHHHHHHHHHAHHEGSARGGIFKDTAAPSPDDLRLEAIKHQILQKLGLRARPDVNRTLATVPRHLALETLYRAEAQTPPRYSDRSRVDYESEYPGEFLYGGDEYSYRNLDQETTTTENNARTTARSYQGYDDVQEELDDFYARTSEIITFAEPGRTLNGQPLLEFPMSSGEPALEPLRIKRATLWARVELKHAHHYQHHRHSQINLRNITLWVFRVHCGNTTHLRGKELGQHLEMVTSLVVNIGQLGWQKFDVTKVVSRWYTTSYSKDKLTLLVDCSGCGSHVHVSTFDGHSPHVIESSLNPKGDHDPDRPFLVVRTDPAAAKRVRRRAIECSGAIKGQCCKQRFYVSFSQLGWDDWIIAPQGYYANYCRGDCAAGHRTPDTFLNYYTHVIEEYRKMDRLAGMQPCCAPLKFSPMSLIYYGPDSNIIKRDLPKMVVDECGCP